From a single Oreochromis niloticus isolate F11D_XX linkage group LG4, O_niloticus_UMD_NMBU, whole genome shotgun sequence genomic region:
- the cabp5b gene encoding calcium-binding protein 5b, translating to MSLKQPCIFLRGGKRRHSRALTHDEIEELREAFVEFDKDKDGLISCKDLGNLMRTMGYMPTEMELIELSQNINMNLGGRVDFEDFVELMTPKLLDETAGMIGLKELKDAFKEFDLDGDGAITSDEMKHAMVKLLGKHTSKNEIDAVVKDADNNGDGTVDFEEFVKMMSQK from the exons ATGAGTCTTAAACAACCCTGCATCTTTCTCAGAGGAGGCAAAAGGAGACAT TCAAGAGCACTTACACATGATGAGATAGAAG AGTTGCGTGAAGCTTTTGTAGAGTTTGATAAGGACAAGGATGGTTTAATAAGCTGTAAAGACTTGGGGAACTTGATGAGGACCATGGGTTATATGCCAACTGAAATGGAGCTGATAGAACTGAGCCAAAACATCAACATGAACC TTGGGGGGCGGGTGGACTTTGAGGATTTTGTCGAACTAATGACCCCCAAGCTTCTGGATGAAACTGCAGGGATGATTGGCTTGAAGGAACTCAAAGATGCTTTCAAAGAG TTTGATTTAGATGGCGATGGTGCTATCACTTCTGATGAGATGAAACATGCTATGGTGAAGTTGTTGGGCAAACACACCAGCAAAAATGAAATTGATGCAGTGGTCAAGGATGCTGACAACAACGGTGATGGAACAGTTGACTTTGAGG AGTTTGTGAAAATGATGTCACAGAAATGA